One stretch of Emys orbicularis isolate rEmyOrb1 chromosome 7, rEmyOrb1.hap1, whole genome shotgun sequence DNA includes these proteins:
- the NT5C2 gene encoding cytosolic purine 5'-nucleotidase, protein MTTSWSDRLQNAADLPANMDRHALKKYRREAYHRVFVNRSLAMEKIKCFGFDMDYTLAVYKSPEYESLGFDLTVERLVSIGYPQELLSFVYDPSFPTRGLVFDTLYGNLLKVDAYGNLLVCTHGFNFVRGPETREQYPNKFIQRDDTERFYILNTLFNLPETYLLACLIDFFTNCDRYSSCETGFKDGDLFMSFRSMFQDVRDAVDWVHYQGTLKEKTLENLQKYVVKDGKMPLLLSRMNEVGKVFLATNSDYKYTDKIMTYLFDFSHGPKPGSSHQPWQSYFDLILVDARKPLFFGEGTVLRQVDTVTGKLKIGTYTGPLQHGIVYSGGSSDTICDLLGAKGKDILYIGDHIFGDILKSKKRQGWRTFLVIPELAQELHVWTDKSSLFEELQSLDIFLAELYKHLDSSSNERPDISSIQRRIKKVTHDMDMCYGMMGSLFRSGSRQTLFASQVMRYADLYAASFINLLYYPFSYLFRAAHVLMPHESTVEHIHVDINEKESPLATRNRTSVDFKDSDYKRHQLTRSVSEIKPPNLFPQTPQEITHCHDEDDDEEEEEEEEEE, encoded by the exons GGTCTTTGTGAACAGAAGTTTAGCAATGGAAAAGATAAAGTGCTTTGGTTTTGATATGGATTACACACTTGCTG TGTATAAGTCCCCTGAATATGAATCTCTTGGATTTGACCTGACCGTAGAAAGATTGGTTTCCATTGGATACCCTCAGGAGCTGCTCAGTTTTGTCTATGATCCTTCTTTCCCTACCAG AGGCCTGGTGTTCGATACACTCTATGGAAACCTGTTGAAAGTCGATGCCTATGGGAACCTCCTAGTGTGTACACATGGCTTTAACTTTGTGAGAGG GCCAGAAACTCGGGAGCAgtacccaaataaatttattcAAAGGGATGACACAGAGAGGTTTTACATTCTGAACACATTGTTCAATCTACCAG AGACCTACCTGTTGGCTTGCCTAATAGATTTCTTTACTAACTGTGACAGGTATTCTAG CTGTGAAACGGGGTTTAAAGATGGAGACCTCTTTATGTCCTTCAGGAGTATGTTCCAGGATGTCAGAGATGCTGTTGACTGGGTTCATTACCAG GGAACCCTCAAAGAAAAGACACTTGAGAATCTGCAGAAGTATGTAGTGAAAGAT GGGAAAATGCCATTACTGCTCAGCCGTATGAATGAGGTTGGAAAGGTGTTTCTTGCCACAAACAGTGACTATAAATACACAGAT aaaattaTGACttatttgtttgatttttcacATGGACCAAAG CCTGGGAGCTCTCATCAGCCATGGCAGTCCTACTTTGATCTAATCCTAGTGGATGCACGAAAACCCCTCTTTTTTGGAGAAGGCACAGTATTGCGGCAAGTAGACACT GTTACTGGCAAGTTGAAGATTGGTACCTACACAGGGCCTCTGCAGCATGGCATCGTCTATTCAGGCG GTTCCTCAGATACAATCTGTGACCTGCTGGGGGCTAAGGGCAAAGACATTTTGTACATTGGAGACCACATCTTTGGAGACATCCTAAAGTCCAAGAAACGTCAGGGCTGGAGGACCTTCCTGGTGATTCCTGAACTAGCCCAGGAGCTGCATGTCTGGACTGACAAAAGCT CCCTTTTTGAAGAGCTGCAGAGTCTGGACATTTTCTTGGCGGAGCTTTACAA GCATTTGGACAGTAGCAGCAACGAACGGCCTGACATCAGTTCCATCCAGAGACGTATTAAG AAAGTGACTCACGACATGGACATGTGCTACGGGATGATGGGAAGCCTGTTCCGTAGCGGCTCACGACAGACCCTCTTTGCCAGCCAGGTGATGCGTTATGCAGATCTCTATGCAGCATCTTTCATCAACCTCCTGTACTATCCATTCAGCTACCTCTTCAGAGCCGCCCATGTACTG ATGCCACATGAATCGACGGTGGAGCACATTCATGTTGACATCAATGAAAAGGAGTCACCTCTGGCCACACGCAACCGCACCTCAGTGGATTTCAAAGATTCCGACTACAAACGGCATCAACTGACCCGGTCAGTCAGTGAGATTAAACCACCTAACCTTTTCCCCCAGACTCCTCAGGAAATCACACATTGCCATGATGaggatgatgatgaagaagaggaagaggaggaggaagaggaatag